Within the Candidatus Nezhaarchaeota archaeon genome, the region ACCTGAAGAAGATGTACGACGACCCCAGGAACGCCGTCTTCCTTGTGTCGTACCAGGCACCCCAGACACCCGGCCGTAAGCTACTCGAGAACGGAGTCGTGGACGACCTGGGTCCGGTTAGAGCTAGGGTTGAGTGGTTCGATTTCTCGAGTCACGCGGGGTTCAGCGGCTTACTGAAGGTCGTGGAGTCGTTCAAGAATCTGAGAGCCGTCGTCCTCATCCACACTGGTGAGCAGGCGCGCGCTCTACGCGAGGCTCTGAAGGACCGCTACGAAGTCTACGTACCGAGGAGTGGTGAGTCTATAGAGATAGAGGTCTAGCCGCGCTTACACGCGACCTCTCTACCAGCTCTCCTGTACCTCGAAAAACCCCCTCTCAAGCTGAAGACCTTCAGCCCGGTCTTCCTCATCTCCATAGCCGCTAAGAGACTGGCAGATCCGTACTCGCAGTACAGAACCACCGGTATCTGGGGGTCTGGTCTTAGTTCTGAGATGTGTATAGCTCCCGGTATGTGGGCCTCTAGGTACCTATCCCTACTCCTCATATCGACCAGGACCCAGCCTTCCGATACTTCGCTTACCTCGATATCGGCACCCACCTCCCTAAGCAGAGCTTCCGGAGATACCTCAGCTACCTTGAAGACCTTCGAGCTCGCTATAGCTCCATCGATAACGTCCCTGCTCACCGACGCGATGGCCTCCTCGACTTCCTCAATTCTAGCTCTAGTTTCAACGGGCCCCTCGCTCAGTCTGCAGACCTCCTCTACCTTAACTACGTAGTCGTAGAGCCCGAGACTTCTCACCCTATCTACTATCTCCTCCTTATCTGCGCCTGCGAGAGGTCTCAGCAAAGCTACTCTGGGCTTCACCAAGCTGTCCACGACCCTGAGGTTCCCCAGCGTCTGGGAGGATGTCTGCCCGACGGACTCCCCGGTCGCGAGAGCGTCGTAGCCGTACTTCTCAGCTACTGCCTGCCCCACCTCGTGCATCAGAACTCTTAGAACTACCTGCCTCAGCCTACCGCTAACCTTTGCCCTAATCTCCGATAGTATAGGAACGAAGTTCACGACTACCATCACCGGATCATGAGGTGATGCGTACTCAGATAGCTTCCTAGCTACT harbors:
- a CDS encoding MBL fold metallo-hydrolase produces the protein LKKMYDDPRNAVFLVSYQAPQTPGRKLLENGVVDDLGPVRARVEWFDFSSHAGFSGLLKVVESFKNLRAVVLIHTGEQARALREALKDRYEVYVPRSGESIEIEV
- a CDS encoding THUMP domain-containing protein → SWRTRPKFEKTLAKAIEKALSAAGAKYELGYSQGVFYLEVDREAQSALAKVFGIHDFCEVVPHRFSSLDDIASRAEELFRDVVAGRKFAVRVKRHGEHQFTSVDIARAVGSKLVKYSAGVDLSAPDVEVRIEVRGDRAYYVLNCWRGLGGLPVGSEGTALTMFSGGYDSTVAYLLTLKRGARADFLHYYMGSAEATSAALEVARKLSEYASPHDPVMVVVNFVPILSEIRAKVSGRLRQVVLRVLMHEVGQAVAEKYGYDALATGESVGQTSSQTLGNLRVVDSLVKPRVALLRPLAGADKEEIVDRVRSLGLYDYVVKVEEVCRLSEGPVETRARIEEVEEAIASVSRDVIDGAIASSKVFKVAEVSPEALLREVGADIEVSEVSEGWVLVDMRSRDRYLEAHIPGAIHISELRPDPQIPVVLYCEYGSASLLAAMEMRKTGLKVFSLRGGFSRYRRAGREVACKRG